Genomic window (Dyadobacter fanqingshengii):
TTTCCACACCTTCATATGCCAGGTAAAGCCCTCCCAAAAGCAGGATGTATTTAATGGCAGCCGGCAAAAATACGCTGAGTAACAGTGCCACAGGAACGATAATGAGCTTATTAACCAGCGAGCCCTTTGTGATTGCCCACAAAACGGGCAGTTCCCGGTCAGATAAAAATCCCGTCGCCTTTTCAGCATTCACTGCCAAATCGTCGCCCAGAATTCCCGCCGTTTTTCGGGTTGCTATTTTCGTTGCCAACGCAACATCATCCATTAAAAAGGCTATATCATCTAAAATTGCAAAAAATCCGGACGCCATATATTATTTATGAAAATTCACTAAAAAGTCGCTTTGCTAAATCTATTCCCAGCATTAAGCTGATAAGTAAAGGTAATTATAAAATCATGCCGAGCTGATCTCTCAACCTCTCTTCATGCCATCCACCAGCCTAACCGCCTCGGCCACAACCTCCTTCGGATAATCATTGAGTTCCAATATCCTGATCGCGTTGGTTGTACGCAACTTCCCCGGTTTGAGCTTGTAATCAAACACAACCGATTCTTCATCAATGACTTCCGTAAAATGGTAGAGGTCGAATGTGTCTGCTAGATAGTCAGACAACTCCCTGTCGTGGGTTGAAGCCAGGGCGAGATCATTGCCTCGCGTCAGGTAACTAAGCACCGATTTGCCGATTGCGATCCGTTCAATGGAATTGGTGCCTTTGAACAATTCGTCGAGTAAAAACAGATTGGAATGGCCGGATTGGCTTTCTTCGAGCAGATTTTTCAGGGTGAGGACCTCTTCAAAATAATAGCTTTTGTCCCCAAGCAGATCATCCGAAATCCGTATAGACGAATGTATTTTCATGGCAGACATGGCAAACTGCTTTGCAAAACACGTGTTAATGGTCTGTCCAAGCAGCGCATTAATGCCCACGGTGCGGATGAAAGTCGTTTTGCCAGACATATTCGAACCTGTCAGCAGCACTGATTTCCCATCCAATGTAATGTCATTGGCTACGCCGTTAAATATCAGCGGATGGTATACTTGCTCGATATGTAAGTGCTTCTTCTGCGCAGTTATTGTTGGTTTACAACAGTAGGGCGCACTTTCTCTCAGCGCAAGTATCGAAAGGGCAATGTCGGTTTCGGCTACGAATTGGAAAATATTTTGGATGTGCTGTCTTTTGGAATCGAGAATTTTTAAAATCGTAAAAAGTAAAACGGGCTCTATCAAGAACAATGCTTTAATCAATTCGAAAACATAGTCG
Coding sequences:
- a CDS encoding MutS-related protein produces the protein MKTTKPENPQHIKTGFFNFSQIEKYFLNEKQKSVFQAISDRTFQDLDLEDIFKFIDRTVSSVGQQYLYYFMRTIPDGDTRRQRLERVISVFKKDPDLKTALTAEISKLNKTDAYYISGLFHGKYTERPSWYWLIQTLSAISAMAVILSFFFQQILIFLIILLPVNLGIHYWNKNNLHQYGSSIPQLLILTQTAQKILKSGEFAPQNVGLQKSVDLMDQLGLPMSIFKIEAKLQGEIGQFVDYVFELIKALFLIEPVLLFTILKILDSKRQHIQNIFQFVAETDIALSILALRESAPYCCKPTITAQKKHLHIEQVYHPLIFNGVANDITLDGKSVLLTGSNMSGKTTFIRTVGINALLGQTINTCFAKQFAMSAMKIHSSIRISDDLLGDKSYYFEEVLTLKNLLEESQSGHSNLFLLDELFKGTNSIERIAIGKSVLSYLTRGNDLALASTHDRELSDYLADTFDLYHFTEVIDEESVVFDYKLKPGKLRTTNAIRILELNDYPKEVVAEAVRLVDGMKRG